A genomic region of Xanthocytophaga agilis contains the following coding sequences:
- a CDS encoding DUF4303 domain-containing protein, with amino-acid sequence MQPFDFNLFRQQVKEATQNALIEATRQYTGEVCAFALYSDEGVLTLSPAVNTLSYLQKQQAEDPDNTEYYQWSPAEWKNEGNLATEDFNQLSALLRNTVLGKTYTESFPRFRENVFETVVSVLEEMRKENWFQNMILVFTITDYDNPRKESNWIKRLNDSVHAENFRLWRHSWG; translated from the coding sequence ATGCAACCGTTTGACTTTAATTTATTCAGACAACAAGTAAAAGAAGCAACTCAAAACGCATTGATAGAAGCTACCAGACAATATACTGGTGAAGTATGTGCCTTTGCGTTGTACTCAGATGAAGGGGTGCTTACGCTTTCACCAGCGGTCAATACACTCTCGTATTTGCAAAAACAACAAGCAGAAGATCCGGACAATACAGAGTATTATCAGTGGAGTCCGGCAGAATGGAAAAACGAAGGAAACCTTGCGACAGAAGACTTTAATCAACTGTCTGCGCTACTGCGAAATACAGTGCTAGGCAAAACGTATACAGAAAGCTTTCCCCGTTTTCGGGAAAATGTATTTGAGACGGTAGTATCTGTACTGGAAGAAATGAGAAAGGAAAACTGGTTCCAGAATATGATCCTTGTCTTTACAATCACAGATTATGATAATCCCAGAAAAGAATCTAACTGGATCAAACGGCTAAATGACTCTGTACATGCGGAAAATTTCAGGCTATGGCGTCATAGTTGGGGCTAA
- a CDS encoding DUF4337 domain-containing protein, with translation MNKDILQNRFEVICGLVLAIFASILAVVQIGSGQAGGDELKAINEKSSAYQWYQSKSIKESLLEGQIGLLETLLKSNSIQGKDTAALYENIHKMQQKIARYEKEKDEILRGSLEVGEANWVQEKDGKMGKITGAQEWEKLADKAGYIGDQFDLASLFLQLCLVMGGVALVIHKPTTKWTFFGLMIALGALGTLLSIYIYTIS, from the coding sequence ATGAATAAAGACATTTTGCAAAATCGTTTTGAAGTAATTTGTGGCTTGGTACTGGCGATATTTGCCTCTATACTGGCCGTTGTTCAGATTGGGTCAGGACAGGCAGGTGGAGATGAGTTAAAAGCTATCAATGAAAAGTCCTCTGCCTATCAATGGTACCAGTCTAAGAGTATTAAAGAAAGTTTGCTGGAAGGTCAGATTGGATTGCTGGAAACATTGTTGAAGTCAAATTCCATTCAGGGTAAGGATACAGCTGCCTTATATGAGAATATTCATAAAATGCAGCAGAAGATAGCACGTTATGAAAAGGAGAAAGATGAAATACTCCGGGGTTCTTTAGAAGTAGGAGAAGCCAACTGGGTACAGGAGAAAGACGGAAAAATGGGAAAAATTACAGGGGCACAAGAATGGGAAAAGCTGGCCGATAAGGCTGGCTATATTGGCGATCAGTTTGACCTGGCTTCGTTGTTTTTACAGTTATGTCTGGTAATGGGTGGGGTGGCACTGGTGATTCACAAACCAACTACCAAGTGGACCTTCTTTGGACTAATGATTGCCCTGGGTGCATTAGGAACATTGCTTTCTATCTATATTTATACAATATCCTGA
- a CDS encoding NAD(P)H-dependent oxidoreductase, giving the protein MNLTIVSASTRIGRQSHRVALGLKNYFAQFSHVNLTIADLADYPIPLFEEVAQRHPNPQPSVIELGKILHQSDAFLFVTPEYNGSYTPALKNMVDTYNKTEFARKAIGIVTVTTGGLGGMRAAMQMQQLIPALFAIAAPHMLLVPHMTQKFDEEGNLIDEHYLKNLDHFAKEFLWLAEAVYEKKQKEHLHTN; this is encoded by the coding sequence ATGAACTTAACCATTGTATCTGCCAGTACCCGTATTGGCAGACAATCACATCGGGTAGCACTGGGACTGAAGAACTATTTTGCACAATTCAGCCATGTGAACCTGACTATTGCTGATCTGGCAGATTATCCTATTCCCTTGTTTGAAGAGGTAGCTCAGCGACATCCCAATCCGCAACCTTCCGTTATTGAATTGGGTAAGATACTTCATCAGTCAGATGCTTTTTTGTTTGTGACACCTGAATACAATGGAAGTTATACACCTGCTCTGAAAAACATGGTGGACACCTACAACAAAACAGAGTTTGCAAGGAAGGCTATTGGCATTGTCACAGTCACTACCGGCGGTTTAGGCGGGATGCGGGCTGCTATGCAGATGCAACAATTAATACCTGCTTTGTTCGCTATTGCAGCTCCACATATGTTACTGGTTCCTCATATGACACAGAAGTTCGATGAAGAAGGAAATCTGATAGACGAACATTATCTGAAAAATCTGGATCATTTTGCAAAGGAGTTTTTGTGGCTTGCAGAGGCTGTATACGAGAAAAAACAGAAAGAACACCTTCATACGAATTAA
- a CDS encoding alpha/beta hydrolase encodes MIHQTKNYLKSGASLLDAEKVMIMIHGRGSTAQNIMSLSSYFSQPHMSFLAPQATDNTWYPYSFLMPIEQNEPYLSSALESVGGIVEQALANGIRSENIYLLGFSQGACLALEFVARNARQYGGVFGLSGGLIGPSGTPRDYTGSLEGTPIFLGCSDVDSHIPKDRVLESAEVFERMGAQVTTKLYPNMPHTIIEDEIKIVNTILNSSNAVKPTV; translated from the coding sequence ATGATTCATCAAACCAAAAACTATCTGAAAAGTGGGGCTTCATTATTGGATGCAGAAAAAGTAATGATTATGATACACGGACGTGGGTCTACTGCACAGAATATTATGAGTTTATCCTCTTATTTTTCACAGCCTCATATGAGTTTTCTGGCTCCACAGGCAACGGATAATACCTGGTATCCCTATTCCTTTCTGATGCCCATTGAACAAAATGAACCTTACCTGTCTTCAGCTCTGGAGTCTGTAGGTGGGATTGTAGAACAGGCACTGGCAAACGGAATTCGTTCGGAAAATATTTACTTGCTTGGATTCTCACAGGGAGCCTGTCTGGCACTGGAGTTTGTAGCACGTAATGCCCGTCAGTATGGCGGTGTATTCGGATTGAGTGGAGGATTGATCGGTCCTTCTGGAACACCCAGAGACTATACAGGCTCTTTGGAGGGCACACCTATATTTCTGGGATGCAGTGATGTGGATTCACATATTCCAAAAGACAGAGTACTGGAAAGTGCGGAGGTATTTGAGAGAATGGGAGCACAGGTGACTACCAAGCTGTATCCGAATATGCCTCATACTATTATTGAAGATGAAATCAAAATTGTGAATACTATTCTGAATTCAAGCAATGCTGTAAAGCCTACAGTGTAG
- a CDS encoding ring-cleaving dioxygenase, with the protein MKTLINGLHHVTAFASSAQKNVDFYVGILGLRLVKKTINFDAPEVYHLYYGDEIGHAGTIMTFFPYNGMVRGRKGAHQLTYTSFSIPDNALDFWMNRLSQFDITFEKPASRFDETYIRFEDPDGTGIELVVAKNDTRPGWSNGSIPLDKSIRGFHTVTLHENQADKTVALLTETMQHQLVVQEGNRIRLEAGKGGSGNLVDILFSPTDLKGLQGAGTVHHVAFSTDNEATQLEFREKLLAANIHPTTVQDRNYFRSIYFREPGGVLFEVATNVPGFAVDEDVTALGQHLKLPEWYEPRRSEIEKHLDPIENKAYS; encoded by the coding sequence ATGAAAACGCTTATAAATGGCTTACACCATGTAACTGCATTTGCCAGTAGTGCACAAAAAAATGTGGATTTTTATGTAGGTATTCTGGGATTGAGGCTGGTAAAGAAAACCATCAATTTTGATGCACCAGAAGTGTATCATTTGTATTACGGAGATGAGATAGGTCATGCGGGCACTATTATGACTTTCTTTCCATACAATGGTATGGTACGTGGTAGAAAAGGAGCTCATCAGCTGACATATACTTCTTTCTCTATTCCGGACAATGCGCTGGATTTCTGGATGAATCGCCTGAGTCAATTTGATATCACATTTGAGAAGCCTGCCAGTCGTTTTGATGAGACGTATATTCGGTTTGAAGATCCGGACGGAACAGGCATAGAGCTGGTAGTAGCTAAAAATGATACCCGGCCCGGATGGTCAAATGGTAGTATTCCATTAGATAAATCGATCAGAGGCTTTCATACAGTAACATTGCATGAAAACCAGGCTGATAAAACAGTGGCATTACTTACCGAAACCATGCAGCATCAGCTGGTTGTGCAGGAGGGGAATAGAATACGGTTGGAAGCTGGAAAAGGAGGGTCTGGTAATTTGGTAGATATATTGTTTAGCCCAACAGATCTGAAAGGTTTACAGGGAGCAGGAACTGTACACCATGTGGCATTCAGTACAGATAACGAAGCCACTCAACTGGAATTCAGAGAAAAACTTCTTGCAGCAAATATACATCCTACTACGGTTCAGGACAGAAACTATTTCCGGTCTATCTATTTCCGTGAGCCCGGTGGTGTGTTATTTGAAGTGGCCACCAATGTACCAGGCTTTGCAGTAGATGAGGACGTGACGGCTTTAGGGCAACACTTGAAGCTGCCGGAGTGGTATGAGCCCAGACGCTCAGAAATTGAGAAACATCTGGACCCAATAGAGAACAAAGCTTATTCCTGA
- a CDS encoding trans-sulfuration enzyme family protein, which translates to MHLETLAIQSTHFPDENAAAVSAPIYLSTTFERGEDGSYPKNYVYSRVNNPNRQLLENSMATLEGGTHGFAFASGLAGIAAALQILQAGDHVILGDDAYFAAGVLMTEVFGPWGLTITRVDMTDLSAVRNAFQANTKLLWLETPSNPLLKITDIAALAEISHQHGALCAVDNTWATSVLQRPLELGADIVHYSTTKYFGGHSDVLGGALIVKDTQLAERLKKVQSLGGAVPSPFECWLITRGIKTMPLRVKAQSESAFTLARFLSAYPKVEQVHYPGLETHAGHEIAKRQMKSGFGGMLSFQVKGGSAEALKVANHTRLFIQATSLGGVESLIEHRRSVEGAASTSPENLLRVSVGLEHPDDLIEDLKQALEA; encoded by the coding sequence ATGCATCTTGAAACACTAGCTATTCAGAGTACGCACTTTCCGGATGAAAATGCGGCTGCGGTTTCAGCACCTATTTATCTCTCTACCACTTTTGAGCGGGGAGAGGATGGTTCTTATCCTAAAAATTATGTGTATTCACGGGTAAATAATCCTAACCGTCAATTGCTCGAGAACAGTATGGCAACACTGGAAGGAGGGACACATGGATTTGCCTTTGCTTCAGGGTTGGCTGGTATTGCGGCTGCGCTCCAGATTTTACAAGCTGGCGATCATGTCATTCTGGGCGATGACGCATATTTTGCTGCTGGTGTTTTGATGACTGAGGTTTTTGGTCCGTGGGGATTGACGATCACTCGTGTGGATATGACTGATTTGTCGGCGGTTCGAAATGCATTTCAGGCTAATACAAAACTACTCTGGCTGGAAACTCCTTCTAATCCATTACTAAAGATAACCGACATTGCGGCTCTGGCAGAAATATCCCATCAGCATGGGGCATTGTGTGCAGTTGATAATACCTGGGCAACTTCTGTGCTGCAGCGCCCACTGGAACTGGGAGCTGATATAGTACATTATTCTACTACCAAATACTTCGGAGGACATAGTGATGTGCTGGGTGGTGCGCTGATTGTAAAAGATACACAACTGGCTGAGCGGCTTAAAAAAGTACAATCGCTGGGTGGGGCTGTGCCTTCTCCTTTTGAATGCTGGCTAATAACCAGAGGGATCAAAACCATGCCATTACGGGTGAAAGCCCAGTCTGAAAGTGCTTTTACGTTAGCCAGATTTCTAAGTGCTTATCCAAAGGTAGAGCAAGTTCACTATCCGGGTCTGGAAACCCATGCAGGACATGAAATTGCCAAACGTCAGATGAAAAGTGGATTTGGAGGAATGCTTTCCTTTCAGGTAAAAGGAGGTAGTGCAGAGGCTTTGAAGGTAGCTAATCATACCCGGCTTTTTATACAGGCTACCAGCCTGGGAGGGGTAGAGAGTCTGATAGAACATCGCAGGTCTGTAGAAGGTGCTGCCAGCACGTCTCCTGAAAATCTGCTAAGAGTGTCTGTTGGGCTAGAGCATCCGGATGATCTGATTGAAGATCTCAAGCAGGCGCTTGAAGCCTGA
- a CDS encoding SDR family oxidoreductase has protein sequence MKNKVVIITGASSGIGKALAEIFGRAGAKIVITGRNETNLQETSRLLSSQGIENFPIVADVSIEKDNQRMVDETIRKYGQIDVLINNAGISMRSLFEDVDLDVIRKVMDINFYGTVYATKYCLPYLLKSKGSVVGISSIAGFRGLPARAGYSASKFAVNGFLEVLRTEMLHKGVHVLTASPGFTASNIRNTALTSDGSVQGESPREEEKMMSAEECAEHILKAVQKRKKYLILTRQGKLTVFLNKWFPGWMDKIVYNVMAKEKDSPFKKA, from the coding sequence ATGAAAAACAAAGTTGTCATCATCACAGGTGCTTCTTCCGGGATAGGCAAAGCACTAGCAGAAATATTTGGCCGTGCCGGCGCTAAGATCGTTATCACAGGTCGCAATGAAACCAACCTACAGGAAACGTCCCGTCTACTTTCCTCACAAGGAATTGAAAACTTTCCCATTGTTGCAGATGTAAGCATTGAAAAAGACAATCAGCGTATGGTCGACGAAACGATACGTAAATATGGTCAGATTGATGTACTGATTAACAACGCTGGGATTTCCATGCGTTCGCTCTTTGAAGATGTAGACCTGGATGTAATCCGAAAAGTAATGGACATCAACTTTTACGGAACGGTATATGCTACCAAATATTGTTTACCTTATCTGTTAAAAAGTAAAGGCTCTGTAGTAGGCATCTCTTCTATTGCAGGGTTCAGAGGGTTGCCAGCTCGTGCAGGCTATTCAGCCTCCAAGTTTGCGGTAAATGGATTTCTGGAAGTTTTACGCACTGAAATGCTGCACAAAGGTGTTCATGTGCTCACTGCCAGTCCAGGCTTTACGGCATCAAATATCCGCAATACGGCACTTACCAGTGATGGTTCTGTACAGGGAGAGTCACCGAGAGAAGAGGAAAAGATGATGAGTGCGGAAGAATGTGCGGAACATATTCTAAAGGCAGTTCAGAAACGTAAAAAATATCTTATTCTTACCAGACAGGGTAAACTTACTGTTTTTCTGAATAAGTGGTTTCCAGGTTGGATGGATAAGATTGTCTACAATGTTATGGCAAAAGAAAAGGACTCTCCCTTCAAGAAGGCGTAA
- a CDS encoding universal stress protein — MKTIIIPTDFSTVAENAMSFVNAIASRKQTRVVLVHTYHLPVIAAPEAGYAQAASLDYMEEELEIKLKETCTKLRHNYPNVTYEAKVLNGFLVDVLPNLAKEMNADLIIMGTDGAYGLKQVLLGTNSVEVLTEATCPVLIIPAEAHFRGIEQIVFATDLWEEPSPDILMVVEIARMFKAEISFVYIPVNGTKELSDEDWKNFYQQLNYDKISFHIQQGRNIEEGIRSFTEKMAADIVVMINYRRTFWDQLFTTSQTKQMAYHTKVPLLVLHA; from the coding sequence ATGAAAACAATCATCATCCCTACCGACTTCAGTACCGTTGCTGAAAATGCGATGAGTTTTGTCAATGCCATTGCCAGTCGCAAACAGACACGGGTTGTTTTAGTACATACCTATCATCTGCCTGTTATTGCCGCTCCTGAAGCAGGATACGCACAAGCTGCCTCACTAGACTATATGGAAGAGGAATTGGAAATAAAGCTTAAGGAGACATGTACAAAGCTCCGGCATAATTATCCCAATGTAACCTATGAAGCAAAAGTGCTGAATGGTTTTCTGGTTGATGTGCTGCCAAACCTGGCTAAAGAGATGAATGCGGATCTGATTATTATGGGAACAGACGGGGCATATGGTTTAAAACAGGTGTTACTGGGGACTAATAGTGTGGAAGTGCTGACAGAAGCCACTTGTCCTGTTTTGATTATTCCGGCAGAAGCTCATTTCAGAGGGATAGAACAAATTGTGTTTGCAACGGATCTGTGGGAAGAACCTTCTCCAGATATACTGATGGTTGTGGAAATAGCCCGGATGTTTAAGGCGGAAATTTCATTTGTCTATATTCCTGTCAATGGAACGAAGGAACTTTCAGATGAGGACTGGAAGAATTTTTATCAGCAATTAAACTACGATAAGATTTCGTTTCATATACAGCAGGGAAGAAATATTGAAGAAGGCATACGATCCTTTACAGAAAAAATGGCAGCAGATATTGTTGTGATGATAAACTATCGACGTACATTCTGGGATCAACTTTTTACGACTAGCCAGACCAAACAAATGGCTTATCATACCAAGGTGCCACTATTAGTGTTACATGCCTGA
- a CDS encoding NADPH-dependent FMN reductase: MRILAIPGSLRKNSSNKAILQFTRTLFPSDSTFILYESLADLPHFNPDLDDEQVVESVIQLRHELKMADAVILCTPEYAYGVPGSLKNALDWIVSSGELMKKPTSVISASPSFMGGDKAFASLTLTLTVMDAHLVEGSSLMIGSVAQKLSSTGEVTDSYTIAALKQMVKNLIQAALAQV; encoded by the coding sequence ATGCGAATACTTGCTATACCTGGAAGTCTGCGTAAAAACTCTTCCAACAAAGCTATTTTGCAGTTCACGAGAACATTATTTCCTTCAGATAGCACATTTATCCTCTATGAAAGTTTAGCAGATCTGCCTCATTTTAATCCGGACCTTGATGACGAGCAGGTAGTAGAAAGTGTTATCCAGCTACGTCATGAACTCAAAATGGCAGATGCAGTGATTCTTTGTACCCCAGAATATGCGTATGGTGTACCAGGATCGCTAAAAAATGCACTCGACTGGATTGTCTCTTCAGGAGAACTTATGAAAAAACCTACTTCTGTAATCAGTGCCTCACCCTCATTTATGGGTGGAGACAAAGCGTTTGCCTCCCTGACTCTGACATTGACAGTCATGGATGCCCATCTGGTAGAAGGATCTTCCCTGATGATCGGGTCTGTTGCACAAAAATTATCCTCGACTGGTGAAGTTACAGATTCATATACTATTGCCGCCCTCAAACAGATGGTGAAAAATCTGATTCAGGCAGCACTGGCACAGGTTTAG
- a CDS encoding class I SAM-dependent methyltransferase has protein sequence MDFKEVAEQLHKPEGELGKQVGEKMNHTNEIMNLSCIRLVTPESNDTILEIGMGNGLFCKYLFGSAPGIRYTGCDFSETMIQEAIQVNQSFVETGQAQFLLGDAMALPLADNLFTKAFTVNTLYFWQDPPKVLAEIRRVLQPGGKLLIAIRSKEVMQHLPFVSFGFHLYSPEEVRELLSQNGFAAISIHEIPEPEQTIHGQVLKMDSVIISGVRVV, from the coding sequence ATGGATTTTAAAGAAGTCGCAGAACAATTACACAAACCAGAAGGCGAATTGGGCAAACAAGTTGGAGAGAAGATGAATCATACCAACGAAATCATGAATCTCTCCTGCATCAGATTAGTAACCCCTGAGTCAAATGATACTATTCTGGAAATAGGTATGGGTAATGGACTTTTTTGTAAATACCTGTTTGGGAGTGCACCGGGCATCCGGTATACAGGATGTGATTTCTCAGAAACTATGATTCAGGAAGCCATTCAGGTCAATCAATCATTTGTAGAAACAGGTCAGGCTCAGTTTCTGCTGGGAGATGCAATGGCATTGCCCCTGGCTGATAACCTGTTCACCAAAGCATTTACTGTCAATACACTGTACTTCTGGCAAGATCCACCGAAGGTACTGGCAGAGATACGAAGGGTATTACAACCCGGTGGCAAGTTGTTAATAGCCATACGCAGCAAAGAAGTCATGCAACATCTCCCCTTTGTCTCTTTTGGCTTTCACTTGTATTCTCCGGAAGAAGTCAGAGAGTTGTTGTCCCAAAATGGGTTTGCAGCCATTTCCATCCATGAAATCCCCGAACCTGAGCAAACGATCCATGGCCAGGTGCTAAAAATGGATTCTGTGATCATCAGTGGAGTAAGGGTTGTATAG
- a CDS encoding M15 family metallopeptidase, which translates to MIKRYWLYGMLLICYGVKAQTNLPLAQKLVKAYPAYLKEVDGNYIVWKDGTRMLWDDGKTKTFNQALNNPDLEDQIAQPYTPGEKYTIPTVDQDPGRIRYEPFFLKMYGGSKEEVEKNLVEIDWLPKTSRTKLKVTKVNGVAEKLQAISKELEALPDLHKYLIDPGGTFSWRKIAATTRMSNHSYAIAIDINVKHSNYWQWEVKDSTAKIQYKNRIPMEIVKIFEKYDFIWGGKWYHYDTMHFEYRPELF; encoded by the coding sequence ATGATAAAACGATATTGGCTTTATGGAATGCTGCTTATCTGTTACGGGGTAAAGGCGCAGACAAACCTGCCTTTGGCTCAGAAGTTAGTGAAAGCGTATCCTGCTTATCTGAAAGAAGTAGATGGTAACTATATTGTTTGGAAAGATGGCACTCGTATGCTATGGGACGATGGCAAAACGAAAACGTTTAACCAAGCCTTGAACAATCCCGATCTGGAAGACCAGATAGCACAGCCGTATACACCAGGCGAAAAATACACTATACCAACTGTAGATCAAGACCCTGGCCGTATCCGGTATGAACCGTTTTTTCTAAAGATGTATGGTGGTTCCAAAGAAGAAGTAGAGAAAAACCTGGTAGAGATCGACTGGCTGCCAAAAACTTCCCGTACAAAACTAAAGGTAACAAAGGTAAATGGAGTGGCTGAAAAGCTACAGGCTATTTCCAAAGAGTTGGAGGCTCTTCCGGATTTACACAAATACCTGATTGATCCGGGTGGCACATTCAGTTGGCGAAAAATTGCGGCCACTACCCGTATGAGTAATCATAGCTATGCCATTGCTATCGATATCAATGTAAAACACTCCAACTACTGGCAATGGGAAGTAAAAGACTCTACTGCCAAAATTCAATACAAGAACCGGATTCCCATGGAAATCGTGAAGATCTTTGAAAAATATGATTTTATCTGGGGTGGAAAATGGTATCATTATGATACAATGCACTTTGAGTATCGACCGGAGTTATTTTAA
- a CDS encoding methyltransferase RsmF C-terminal domain-like protein: MLTSNHLPEVFLSRMQATLGSEYVSFVSALEKEPPVSIRLNPQKGLHSTATYSAVPWTERGLYIPQRPVFALDPRWHAGAYYVQEASSMFLEQAWKTIAGSLDAKPVVLDLCAAPGGKSTHLASLLPQGSLLVSNEVIRSRAQILTENSTKWGRGNIIVTNSDPQDFGDLESFFDVIVIDAPCSGEGMFRKDPDAVKEWSEANIQLCAERQHRILADVWNALKPDGFLIYSTCTYNANENEQVLQWLTENYEVKGVEVVVPDQWNITVSSTRDINGYRFYPHQTEGEGLFMAVLQKTEGQERSFRKPKKPTWLKAPRKEVEIVSGWIQERDDWEWLRWQEKMVILPAGMYDHAEQLAQHTRIVYAGVDVAEIIRDQTNPLPALALFDDMNPRHFAVEEVDLEKALRFLKKEDIALETGKGWKLIVYQNIPLGWVKQIGHRANNYFPNEWRLRMDWREVEKLLTNPITFLEI; encoded by the coding sequence GTGTTGACGTCTAATCATCTACCGGAAGTTTTTTTGTCCCGAATGCAGGCTACCCTCGGTTCGGAGTATGTTTCTTTTGTGAGTGCTTTGGAAAAAGAGCCACCTGTCAGTATTCGGTTAAACCCTCAGAAAGGTCTTCACTCTACAGCTACGTATTCCGCTGTACCCTGGACTGAAAGGGGGCTATATATTCCACAGCGTCCTGTGTTTGCGCTGGACCCACGCTGGCATGCAGGAGCTTATTATGTACAGGAGGCTAGTTCGATGTTTCTGGAGCAAGCCTGGAAGACTATTGCCGGGTCACTGGATGCAAAACCTGTTGTGCTGGATTTATGTGCAGCACCGGGAGGGAAAAGCACCCATCTGGCTTCGTTATTGCCTCAGGGTAGTTTGCTGGTTTCCAATGAAGTGATTCGTTCACGGGCACAGATCCTGACAGAAAATAGTACTAAGTGGGGAAGAGGCAATATCATTGTGACCAATAGCGATCCTCAGGATTTTGGAGATCTGGAAAGTTTTTTTGATGTAATTGTAATCGATGCACCCTGTTCAGGTGAAGGAATGTTCCGCAAAGACCCGGATGCTGTAAAAGAATGGTCAGAGGCCAATATACAACTATGTGCTGAGCGGCAACACCGGATTCTGGCAGATGTGTGGAATGCGCTGAAACCAGATGGCTTTCTTATCTATAGTACCTGTACCTACAATGCAAATGAAAACGAACAGGTACTACAGTGGTTAACAGAGAACTATGAGGTAAAAGGAGTGGAGGTAGTAGTTCCGGATCAATGGAATATTACGGTTTCCAGTACCCGTGATATCAATGGCTATCGCTTTTATCCACATCAGACAGAAGGAGAGGGGTTGTTTATGGCAGTTTTGCAGAAAACAGAAGGACAGGAAAGAAGCTTTCGGAAACCTAAGAAGCCTACCTGGCTGAAAGCCCCACGGAAAGAGGTAGAGATAGTGTCCGGATGGATTCAGGAACGAGATGACTGGGAATGGCTACGCTGGCAGGAAAAAATGGTGATTCTACCCGCAGGTATGTATGACCATGCCGAACAACTGGCACAACATACACGTATTGTCTATGCCGGAGTAGATGTGGCCGAAATCATCAGAGATCAGACAAACCCATTGCCAGCTCTGGCCTTGTTTGATGATATGAATCCGCGTCATTTTGCTGTCGAAGAAGTAGATCTGGAAAAGGCCTTACGCTTCCTGAAGAAAGAGGATATTGCGCTGGAAACCGGGAAAGGCTGGAAACTGATTGTTTATCAGAATATTCCACTGGGATGGGTAAAACAGATCGGACACCGCGCCAATAACTACTTCCCCAATGAATGGCGTTTACGAATGGATTGGCGGGAGGTTGAGAAGTTACTGACCAATCCTATAACTTTTCTGGAAATATGA
- a CDS encoding YajQ family cyclic di-GMP-binding protein, with translation MPSFDIVSKIDGQTLDNSINTAKKEILNRYDFHGSKSEIELDKKENTIQVLTENEMRMKAIQDAIMVRMAKQGLDPKSLDMGELEAASGNMVRRKIQVRQGIDKDTARKIVKIIKDSGLKVQPAQMDDQIRVTAKKIDDLQAVIAKLRASDIGLPLQFVNMKS, from the coding sequence ATGCCTTCTTTTGATATTGTTAGCAAAATTGATGGTCAGACTCTGGACAACTCGATTAATACTGCCAAGAAAGAGATCCTGAACCGCTATGACTTCCATGGCTCTAAATCTGAAATAGAGCTGGATAAAAAGGAAAATACGATTCAGGTACTGACCGAAAACGAAATGCGTATGAAAGCTATTCAGGATGCCATTATGGTACGGATGGCTAAACAGGGACTTGATCCGAAATCGCTGGATATGGGTGAGTTGGAAGCCGCTTCCGGAAATATGGTGAGACGAAAGATTCAGGTGAGACAGGGGATTGATAAGGATACTGCCCGGAAGATTGTAAAGATTATCAAAGACAGTGGCTTAAAAGTACAGCCAGCCCAGATGGATGATCAAATCCGGGTCACCGCCAAAAAGATAGATGATCTTCAGGCGGTAATAGCAAAACTCCGCGCGTCAGACATTGGCCTGCCGTTACAGTTTGTAAATATGAAGTCCTGA